TAAGCTCAGGATCAACTGAAATCATCACGTCCTGCATAGAAGAAAAGAGAAGCTCGAGATGCTGCTTATAGCGATCTTTTTCCTGAAGGGTTCGCCTGAGCTGCATATTGGATGCACTCAGTTCTTCTGTCCGGCTGGCAACCTTCTCTTCCAACGCGCTGTTACTTTCAGAAAGTTGTTTGTAGAGAAAGAAATTTTCAATAGCGATGCTTGCTGCGACAAGCGTCATAGAAAGCAGATAATATGAAACATCTTCCGCAGGCTTATCGCCCTGAAGAACTCCGACAAACATTCCCACCGGTCCAGAGGATGTTTGCAAAGGGTGTAACAGCACGTCTCCAAGTTCTTCGAGAGTAACCGTAGTAGGATGGTTGCGACGCAATGCCCATGAGAACATGTGGTCTTCCATCAGCTGGTGGCAAGCTTCAGTAATACGTTCTGCTTCAGGGCTTGAAGAACACCACGACAACACAAAGTCATGCGACACTTCATCTACCAGCAAGAACGCCATCGTTTTAAAGGGATGGATGGCCTCTACGTTGGCTGCAATTTCTGAAAGCATCGTTGAAACATCGGCAGCTTCGCTAAGCCGATACCCAAAATGCCCCATACCTGTTGCAGCCTCCAGAATTTTTAACAATGCCTGTCTATTTTCCGGCGTGTTTGTCTTCTCTGGAGAACCAAAAGATTCATGCTCTACCATCTCACCCAACTTTGCTTATAAGTACGACCTAACCAGCCGAGAGCGTTATCCTCTACGGCTCACTTTCCACGACAGCTCGAAAACGGCGTAAACGCTGTCCGCTGCCTTTCCCTACTTGAATTACACCAGCAGCAACAAGGCTGCAACTCTCGGCACCCTACATACCATCAGTCAATATTTCATGCGTATCTGCAAGTTGCCTGTCATACTGTGACAGAATAGGAACAAGCGCAGAAGGCGAAATAGTTGTCTGCTCCAGAGTGTCTGGAAAAAAGTCAGGCAAATGAAACGTGCAGAAATCTTTTCGACGCAAGCCAGTAGCCATAATAGTTGCCAGATGCACAACGCTTGTATCAAGCGGTGCCGGTGAAGATGATGGACTGTAACAATACCGCACAATGTTAATAAGAGGTTCAGGAATATTCCATGACTCTAACAACAATGCCCCCACTTCGGCATGATTGAATCCAAAAACAGCACGTTCAGCCACGGGCAACGGTATGCCTTTTTTTCGACTGAGCAACACCGCTTTGCACATGGAAGCCGGATCATAACTAATCATAAGCAGCATACCGACAGGCTGAAGCAACCCACCAACAAACAGGCGCTCTTCCATAAGTCCATCGCACTGCGATCCCAGAAGACGTGAGAGGATACCGCAAGATATCGCGTATTCCCAAAAATCCTGAACATTAAATACAGTATCCGGAACACCAGGGAAGTGATGTACAACACTTAACCCAAGCGTTAGCGTCGTCAATTCGTTTGAGCCAAGGATTGTCAACGCACGTTCAATGCTTTCAATGCGCGCAGGAAATCCGTAAAAAGGACTGTTAACCAATTTTAAAATACGCGCAGCAAGACCGGTATCCTTGGCAACAATGCCCGCAAGCCTGCGTGAGGTTGTGAATGGAAAATTCAACTCACGCACTATTTCATAATAAATATCAGGAAACGATGTAAGCTCGAGTTGCTTTTCCACCACATCTTCAAGAGTAACCATACCCGGACGGAGAGTACTTTTGCTTGCGTAATCATAAAGATCACGCATTGACGCAGTGTCCATAATAGAAAATCTGTGACTTCGGATAGCCCGCGTAGTGCGCTTTATACAATGCGTCTTAAATTGGCGCAAAAAAGGTGATCCAGACTCCTGCCCCCGAAAAGCCTGTGTCACATAGCGCTTGGCAAGCAAATGTGCTTCATCCTCGACGGACTCTCTTTCCAACTGAGCCTGACGGGATGTTACACGCGTTCCTCCCATGATATCAGCCTCAACAACCCCCCATGCTTTAAGAATCATTATCTTTTGTTCATCTAATTCAACACCGGCCGGAAAAAGACGTTTTCCCTTCAGCCCCCGAACTTCACTTTGAAGCACCATACCGGATTGAAGCAGGTCAATACTTAATTTTCCCACAAACAACTCCTGCTATTAATAATCACAATGCAACTTAACTAATCTATCCAAAATATGATATAATTCATAGCCCTCTTTGCGCTAAAAAACTCTATACACTATTTGTAAAATCATACATAGATATAACAGTAACACCTTGTAACTTGTATGCTACAATTCAACATCTACTAATACAGTAACTAACACTGAGCGTGGTGCAGCAATGTCAGAATACAACAGTAAAGCTAAAGAAATCGTTATTCTAGGTGGTGGATTCGCCGGACTTTGGGCAGCAAAAGAATTCGGTAAAAAGGAAGGATACAACGTCACAGTTGTTGACCGGAACAACTATCACCTCTTCCAGCCCCTTTTATATCAAGTAGCATCCGCAGGGTTAGAGCCGGAACAAATTTCGTATCCACTCCGTGGCACTTTTCGCAAAATGCTGAATATTGAATTCCGCATGGCAGAAATCACCGGTGTAGATCTAGATAAAAAAGTCCTCCACAGCGATGTTGGAGCCATTCCTTACGATGGACTGATTATAGCACTGGGCAGTGTAACCAATTTCTTCGGTATCGAAGGCGCAGAAGAGTATGCATTCTCGCTCAAAAGCGCTGAAGAAGCTATCGACATCCGCAACCATATTCTTTCCTGCTTTGAATATGCACAGCACGAAACAGACCCGGAAATTCGCAAAGAACTACTGACCTTCACAATTGTCGGCGGAGGCCCTACAGGTGTTGAATATGCCGGTGCTCTTTCCGAGCTTGTGAACACATCCCTGCACCGAGACTTTCGAGGCTTAAACAAAGAGGATGTGAAGATAATGCTCATAGAGGGAGAAAACGGTCCACTCAACGGATATCCTGATTCTCTTCGCAACTATGCCAAAAGACGGTTGGAAAAACTTGGTGTGCACGGATGGTATCATCAACACGTCACTAAAGTAGAGGCAGACAAGGTAACATTAAAAAAAGGGATTACAATTCCAACACGCACAGTACTGTGGACTGCCGGAATCCGTGGCAACAAGGTTGCAGAACATATGGGCGTACCACTTGGTCATTCCAACCGAATTATTACGACACCAACACTGCAACTGGAAAATCATCCAGAAGTCCTTGTTGCTGGCGACTTAGCACTACCAATGGATGGTGATACCCCTCTCATAGGTCCTACAGTTGCTCCAAACGCAATTCAACAGGGAGCGCACTCTGCAAAGAATCTAATGAAATACTTCGAAGGGGAAGAACTCAAGCCATTTTCATACTTTGATAAAGGCTCGCTAGCCACCATTGGTCGTTCTAGCGCAGTTGTTCACTTAGGAAAACTCAAAATTACCGGTTTCTTTGCATGGATTACGTGGTTGATAATACACCTTCTCTATCTCATCGGATTCAGAAACCGCGTTATTGTCTTTATCAACTGGGCATTTGAGTACCTTTTCTTTGAACGCGGAGTACGGTTAATTATGCCGAAGACAAAAGATACAGTCCCGCAAGGAAAGGTTGATGAGTATTCAACAGAAAGTACAGAAGGCGAAGCCCTTAATGAACGTTCATCCAGCACATAACATCATGAAAAAATCACTAGGACTCGTTATATTTCAGACGGGTATGTCTTTTAGAATATGAAGTAAACAGGCAGCTGAAGTACAAAATACGTAAATATCAGGCACGGTCATACTGGCTTTTAAACAAGCGGAAGAATTTTTGGTTTACTATAATCTTTTCTAAGGTTGATAAGTATCAAAAGTA
The DNA window shown above is from Halodesulfovibrio sp. and carries:
- a CDS encoding HDOD domain-containing protein, with product MGKLSIDLLQSGMVLQSEVRGLKGKRLFPAGVELDEQKIMILKAWGVVEADIMGGTRVTSRQAQLERESVEDEAHLLAKRYVTQAFRGQESGSPFLRQFKTHCIKRTTRAIRSHRFSIMDTASMRDLYDYASKSTLRPGMVTLEDVVEKQLELTSFPDIYYEIVRELNFPFTTSRRLAGIVAKDTGLAARILKLVNSPFYGFPARIESIERALTILGSNELTTLTLGLSVVHHFPGVPDTVFNVQDFWEYAISCGILSRLLGSQCDGLMEERLFVGGLLQPVGMLLMISYDPASMCKAVLLSRKKGIPLPVAERAVFGFNHAEVGALLLESWNIPEPLINIVRYCYSPSSSPAPLDTSVVHLATIMATGLRRKDFCTFHLPDFFPDTLEQTTISPSALVPILSQYDRQLADTHEILTDGM
- a CDS encoding NAD(P)/FAD-dependent oxidoreductase, whose amino-acid sequence is MSEYNSKAKEIVILGGGFAGLWAAKEFGKKEGYNVTVVDRNNYHLFQPLLYQVASAGLEPEQISYPLRGTFRKMLNIEFRMAEITGVDLDKKVLHSDVGAIPYDGLIIALGSVTNFFGIEGAEEYAFSLKSAEEAIDIRNHILSCFEYAQHETDPEIRKELLTFTIVGGGPTGVEYAGALSELVNTSLHRDFRGLNKEDVKIMLIEGENGPLNGYPDSLRNYAKRRLEKLGVHGWYHQHVTKVEADKVTLKKGITIPTRTVLWTAGIRGNKVAEHMGVPLGHSNRIITTPTLQLENHPEVLVAGDLALPMDGDTPLIGPTVAPNAIQQGAHSAKNLMKYFEGEELKPFSYFDKGSLATIGRSSAVVHLGKLKITGFFAWITWLIIHLLYLIGFRNRVIVFINWAFEYLFFERGVRLIMPKTKDTVPQGKVDEYSTESTEGEALNERSSST